Part of the Syngnathus typhle isolate RoL2023-S1 ecotype Sweden linkage group LG17, RoL_Styp_1.0, whole genome shotgun sequence genome is shown below.
tattattatttctttcccatgtGACTTTACATGAACCCCTTTCTGTTTCAACGCTCAGGTATGAAGAGTGTAAGGAGAAACTAGTGCCATTTTTGAAGAAGGTGGGCTTCAACCCAAAGAAAGACATTCATTTCATGCCATGTTCGGGGCTAACGGGAGCCAACTTGAAGGAGCCCACTGATATGTGCGACTGGTACACGTAAGTCCTCAAATATGACCGGATTTCATActtcaaatttcgtttttcccccACACCTTCCCTCCAACATGCCCATCTTTGTTTTTGCAGAGGTTTACCATTCATTCCACATCTGGACAGTTTGCCAAATTTTAACAGACCAAGCGACGGACCTATCAGATTGCCCATTGTAGACAAATACAAGGTaatgttaacttttttttccacacttttGAGACACACTTATATTTCACAAACACTTTACAACAGAAGGAGTGACTTTATTTATAATGCTGTGTCTCCTACAGGACATGGGCACTGTGATTTTAGGCAAACTTGAGTCCGGCTCAATCAGTAAAGCACAACAGCTTGTTATGATGCCCAATAGGGTAAGACCTGTTTCTCTCGAATATGAATAAGAAAAGCTGCTCTACAAGTTTTTGGCACGACTTGAATGCCTCTCCTTTAACGTGATCATGTCTTCACAGCATGTGGTGGAGGTGCTGAGCCTCTTGTCTGACGACGTGGAGACGGACGATGCAGGACCTGGAGAAAATCTAAAGTTGCGACTGAAGGGcattgaggaggaggagattcTCCCTGGCTTCATTCTGTGTAATGCAGAAAACCTCTGCCATTCCGGGCGCACATTTGACGCCCAGGTCAGTTTGGGGGAAAACGAGCCGGATGCAATTTCAGTTGTACGcgagtgacataaaaacaaaacaaaaaaaacatgtctttCTAGATTGTCATCATTGAACACAAATCCATCATCTGTCCCGGTTATAACGCTGTCCTTCACATTCACACGTGCATTGAAGAGGTGCAGATTACGGTAAGTCTATGAATAGGTTGGAAAGTATTCAAAAGCACAAATGTTGGTGGACACCATCTTATTGACCTTCGGAAATTCATGTTGTGGCTGAGCAGATTGAGAAGatactcttgttttttttttcatgtacgaTACTTTCAGTGTTTCTTTCTGCTGTGTCTCAAAGCAAGCCTTTCTGGTCCCGAGTCAGCTACTTAACTATCTTGAAATGGAAAATCCTGTTTcacgaaaataaataaatgccattTTATAATTCTATGAATACCATGGTTTTGTGTTCCCTCCCCAGGCCTTAATCTGTCTTGTAGACAAAAAGTCAGGTGAGAAGAGTAAGACAAGGCCACGATTTGTTAAACAAGACCAGGTCTGTATCGCCCGTCTACGCACGGCAGGAACCATTTGCCTCGAGACCTTTAAAGACTTTCCTCAAATGGGACGCTTTACCTTACGAGATGAAGGTAAAGCACCTACACACTGTGGTGGCATGCTCAAGAAAAGGCACTATTTCGTCATTAAAGGCTTCAACCCATGCTTCTCATTAAAGTGGCAAAATTGTGTGGCTCTCAGGTAAAACCATCGCCATCGGTAAGGTTCTGAAGTTGGTCGCAGAGCGAGACTGAAGACGCACGCTGCTGCTCCAAATCCAGTTTGGAAGAACCAGGTGGAGCACGGTCATCACCCGCCCAGTGTTGTCAGCGGCAAAGGCACCTCCCTCTGACGCCCGCCTACCCTTCTGTGTTTCGATCAGCTTCAggaaaaaacgaaaaaaagtgATCAACAGAAACCGGTTCTTAAGTCAGTGAAATTCAAGACGAAGTCCACTCACGTCAGCTTTCTCATATTGAGAGCTCCGCTATGCCATTTCCGGGTTAGCCCACCTTCCACCTCTGCCCACCTCCCTCGTCTGGTTGGTTTATCACGACAGTGATTCTTTTCTCATTCCCTGTTCCATTTTATTTACTTGCCTTCATAAATGACAGAAGTTATATCTGTGAACAAATGCGGACCAAGATTTTTGCTTGGAGTGTAAAATCATTTCGGAAATTGTCTGAAATGATTTCATCGATTGAAACCAAAATGTTGATTTGGGTGTACATTACTCCCTTTGCTTTTACCCAATTTTTGGTTTCTCGTGTGGCGTTCTGGCTGTCTGCTTGAGCGTGCGCAAATATTAAAGCAAACAACTATGACAATAAAATATTTGGAAAAACGCTTCTCCTTTAAAAGCAATTGTAGAAGTACTCCCCCACACTTAGCAGGTAGTGTTCTTTACTTTTGCCCCCTCCTCCACTGGGCCCTCCCACGCCGCTTCTCACCTAGCTCACCTTACAGCCGCTCTGCAGACACATGACACCTGCACGCTGACATGGAACCAGCGTACCGGGGTCTGGGTCGCTGCGTTTGCTGTTTCTGGTTGGCCGTGGCCTTCGACGTCGTAGGACTGCTCGTCCTTCTCATCGGCGTGTTTGCGAACGTTTTTTTCTACGACCTCCTTATCTACGCCGGCGCCATAGTCATCTTCCTCAGTCTGGTGTGGTGGGTCTTCTGGTACGCTGGAAATATTGAGGTGCTCGCCTCGGAACTGGAGGATGACGTGGGTTTAGCAAAGAAGGACAAGGGTGGCATCGGCGGTGCGGTTCGGCGCCTGTCCAACCGCGTATCCAGCAGCATCAGGAACTCGCTGCGCAGGAACGGAGAGGCGGTACCGGGCAGTGGCAGACGGCAAGGAGGAGCGCGGAGATCGGCTGCGGGTCACAATGTGGCCCCGCATTCGGAGCAGGTggttgttgccatggcaaccttgACGCCAAATTTGGTGGGGTGCTACGACGCCGAGATGCCGCCCACAGCAACTGAAACCTCTCCAacttgatggaaaaaaaaaaacaagaacaaggGTGAGGTCTTTGCAAGAGTAAATGATCAAATGATTGCCTCACTTGTCATTCtgaaaagtctttttttaaatacatatagCATAACATCATTTTCAAGCTAGTATAAGATGCTTTTAAAATTGAATTCCATATTACAAAACTGTATGGAAGTTTGCATTAAACTCCATTAACAAATCTTATTTTGCCATTCTCACCAGAGAAATAGTTTCCACCTATTTGAATGAATCTTAAATGCAAAATTAGATGCTCCTTTTGCTTTGCAGTTTTTCAGTTACAAACCACAAGTATTATCAGAAGCTAATTATTAACCCCACTAAAAGACCACACCAGTTCAAACAATAGAAGCGTGACACGTACTTCCACATAATGGTCGTTTCCcatatgattatttttatttcacttcCAGATACATTCTGAATTCATTGCTGACCTGGGGAGAGTCTGGAATCCGCTTCGACTTGGCTCAATATTATTTTctaattcttttttattttatttgttcaaaATCCATATGTTGAATCAACAAACTGTCAAGTATGTGGTTTATGGATATTGAGTTGCAATTGCCGTCATAATTATAAAGAATGGtctatatttttaataaaaacattcaTCTGTATTTACCTTGAAAGCCTACATTCAGAATGTAtgaatttattgttttgtttaaggCTACACTGCACAACTTCTCAAGACATCCAAGTTGTTTAAATGAGATTTGACAACACACAGGGCAAATAATACAATAtagtattattataatataacaATATAATATGTGTGGTGAAACACATGCACTAAATAGGATACTGCTGTTAAAATGGTGAATGTGCAACAACTTCCTTGTTCCCGCCCGGAGTGATAACAAATGTCAATGAGTAACCTTTGTAATAAGGTTGCCTTTATCAAGCTGCTTCCATGTGACTGCTCTCACGATGAATCTGGCCATGCATGTCTACTTTACTGCAAGCTACAACCATAATGTAAATGGAAGCAGCTTTAGGAAACTCTGACCaatgcaaaaagaaaaggaatcATTAAAAAACATATGAATATGAAAAGCATTATAGAATTCTGGTTACAGTAAAGTTATGTCAATTATAGCAGGTAGTGCTTTACAATTACGAATTGGTGCTATTCCTTATGTAACCACTAGACGGCCCTAACGAGCACTACTGCGCTTGACTCTACCCTTAATGCATCAGAAGAAGCTCTCTCCCGGATGTAACGAAAGGAGAAACTCTCCATGTGATTTTGTTACTCTCCACAAAGACGTTTAACTTCGAAACAGTTGAAAATGAATCCATTTGTTTACAGACTAACAGTCTTTTTCTTTAAAGTTATTGACGAAACCGTACCGTAAATCCCGCCAGCTGTCGCCCAACCGCTCATTCGAGAAGCTAACCCTGCTAATCCACGCGCTCGTTTATTTATGAAGCATGGAGATAAGCGATCGTGATTTTCTCAGCACTCCTCCCTTCAAAACCGTCAGGTTTGGTGGTAGTGTTGTGGAAACATTAGCCAAGTATAAACAGGTGAGTTTTGCAGCTTTGGAACACAACTCGCTCTTTTAAAATGCTTAGTTTTGCGTAATATTGTTATGACGTCAATATGCGCGTGGtaagttgtttttcttttatgaaGGGAGACTTGAGTGACTACGAACTGCTGAAGCATCAGCTGGCCGATCCTGATATAAAGGTAAAGCGCTGCGGTCTTTGTTGTGTTGGCTGTCAGTTTTGCATctcttctctctcgctctccttgCAGGATGCACAGATTATTACCTGGCTACAAGAGTTTCGGAATTGTATCGCTCAGCTCACCAAAGACCATGAACAACTCATCTACACTCTCTTAGTCCGTATTTTGCATTCATTTCGTTCTCATTGACTTAATACATGAAAAATATAATGCCCGTACTTGTTTGTGTGGATTTTGCAGAGGCTTCCCTGGGTGGATCGAAGCCAAGCAGTGGCCGAGGAGTACATGGCCTTCCTTAGTAACCTAGTATCAGCACAGACCGTCTTCCTATGTGCATGTCTCAAAATGATCGTCAAGTACTTTACGCCGAGTACGTTCCCACCTGCTTTTTCTCCGTCACAATCTTGCCAATGTGTTTTTAGCAATTATGTATGTGTGTTTGCAGAAAGGATAGCCATCTCTGAAGGAGGAGTCTATATGTCGGATacagatgatgaagatgaatgTATGTGTTCTACCTTCTGCTTGCACCGAAGTCCCAGCGTTGAGAAATACCTTACGTGAACGTGGCTTATAGATGAGCCACTATATTGTATTGGAGGTTTCGCTTCAGCTTTTGTTTTGCTGACGGAATTAACACgcccacatttcttttttttagatctCCCCAAACATTTCAACCGCTGCCACCAAGCTTTGCAGCTCATCACAAGATATGTCCCATCGTAAGTCACTTTGAGCACATTCCGTCTCGTCGAGCTTTTTGCCTTTGCATCATATTCCGCTCTTCCTTCTTTCCAGCACAAGTCACTTTCTGGTGCCCATTTTGCAAGACAGGTTTCCGTTTATTCAAAAGTCCTCCAGAACCCTGGTAAGCCAGCGGAAAAATACGTGACATCATTCATACGGCAGCACCGTCTTGATGTTTGGGTTTTTCTCTGCAGGAGTGTTACGTCCACAACCTACTGAAACTGAGCGTGTACATACCGAGCATTCGACGAGACGTACTGGAGATCATCATTGGACAGATGCTTAAACTAGATGTAAGCTTTATTTCACGGACATATAAATGATCATTCTTTTCCGGGTGACAACGTCGATTCCGTTTTAGGTGAGCGCATCCCGTTCCGATATCGAAGAGGCTGAAGAGAAAAGGGTTCAAAGCCATACGCCAGGCAACTCTACCGAAGAGGCCCTCTTTGATATGGTACGGAAGAGATCTTTTTCGTTATCATCGTCTTGTGTAGAGTTTccaattgtgtgcgtgtgcactagGACGAGGACCTGCAGACAGATGAGCCCCCCAATTTGGAAGTCATGTCCCACCCGGTGGCTGACAGGCTTGATTCACTCATGGCAATCCTGTTGGCGTACATCAAGGACGTCTGCCTCGTCAACGGTACCCCATTACTCCTTGTTTTATTCTCTCGTCACTCCCGCTTGGACCACTAGGAATCATCGGAATACATTCTTCAGAGCTATCCTATCTTCACTTCCAGGCGGTCTTCATACAGACAGAACAAAGGAATTGTACAGGGACTTGTTGGATGTGTTTGACAAGCTCATCTTGCCCACACATGCTTCGTGTCACATCCAGTACCTGGTTTTTTACCTCTGCAGCTTCAGGGTGGTGAGTCtgctccccctttttttttcccctccctcacGAGGGTGGCTGTATTAATATTGAATCATCATTCTGTCTTCAAGGCACTTGGGGAGGCTTTCCTGGAGCACTTATGGAAGATTCTGCAGAGTCCATCTCAGCCCGCTGTCCTCCGCCAGGCTGCTGCGGGATACATGGGAAGCTTCCTCGCCAGAGCCAACTTCATCCCTGTGGTGTAAGCTTATTGACAATTTTGCTCTCGTGAATATCTGGCATTTCATTTTGCCCTCGCTCGTAACCGAGACCGCAAGATATTTGAACTCTGATCTAATCGAGTGTGCACTTATCTCCCGCAGCACAGTCCGGGCGTGTCTGGACCTGCTCATCCCGTGGATCCATCGCTACATCGACAGTCAGGATAGTAAAGGCGGGCAGGCCTGCTGTGACATCAGCCTCCATGGACCCTTCTACACCGCCTGCCAGGCGGTCTTTTACACCATCATCTTCAGACATGGAGCCATTCTGGCGGGAGACATGAAGAAAGGTAAACATCTCTGCACTGTTTTACTCACCATGCTTCTTTGTGATTGGGATTATTCCCCCCCATCCCTTGACGAGTTAGTTATTCATGCGTACGGTCGACCATTGAAGTTTATAATTGCGTGTAgctgccacaagagggcagcaaagcACTATGTTGCCTCAATGAAAGTCTCAAAACAAAATTCCCCATCAGAAAATGAGTGCTGTTGTCCGGTCCTTTCCATAAATGCTGTGCGTCGTGTGTATCAGGCTTGGAGTACCTCCAGAGTTTGAACCTGGAGAGGGTGGTCATGTGTCAGATGAACCCGCTTAAAGTGTGTCTCCCAGCAGTCACCAATTTGTTTGCAGCCATCACCCGGTAAGTGC
Proteins encoded:
- the si:dkeyp-72e1.6 gene encoding transmembrane protein 238-like, encoding MEPAYRGLGRCVCCFWLAVAFDVVGLLVLLIGVFANVFFYDLLIYAGAIVIFLSLVWWVFWYAGNIEVLASELEDDVGLAKKDKGGIGGAVRRLSNRVSSSIRNSLRRNGEAVPGSGRRQGGARRSAAGHNVAPHSEQVVVAMATLTPNLVGCYDAEMPPTATETSPT
- the rrn3 gene encoding RNA polymerase I-specific transcription initiation factor RRN3, with the protein product MEISDRDFLSTPPFKTVRFGGSVVETLAKYKQGDLSDYELLKHQLADPDIKDAQIITWLQEFRNCIAQLTKDHEQLIYTLLRLPWVDRSQAVAEEYMAFLSNLVSAQTVFLCACLKMIVKYFTPKRIAISEGGVYMSDTDDEDEYLPKHFNRCHQALQLITRYVPSTSHFLVPILQDRFPFIQKSSRTLECYVHNLLKLSVYIPSIRRDVLEIIIGQMLKLDVSASRSDIEEAEEKRVQSHTPGNSTEEALFDMDEDLQTDEPPNLEVMSHPVADRLDSLMAILLAYIKDVCLVNGGLHTDRTKELYRDLLDVFDKLILPTHASCHIQYLVFYLCSFRVALGEAFLEHLWKILQSPSQPAVLRQAAAGYMGSFLARANFIPVVTVRACLDLLIPWIHRYIDSQDSKGGQACCDISLHGPFYTACQAVFYTIIFRHGAILAGDMKKGLEYLQSLNLERVVMCQMNPLKVCLPAVTNLFAAITRKYQVVFCYTIIERNNRHLLPVVHSSAGGDSVSINTNPLDSFFPFDPYLLKRSGELIEPLYQVWEEPADSELVVPKRVPQGSKEDELDFLGGETPQGDEMVGMTPNSFESNPSIGSPPVYFQRHC